Proteins encoded together in one Cicer arietinum cultivar CDC Frontier isolate Library 1 chromosome 4, Cicar.CDCFrontier_v2.0, whole genome shotgun sequence window:
- the LOC101510688 gene encoding uncharacterized protein isoform X3, which translates to MVLHRELDLLLSSHLTDPTRGDGAKSNSISIEKKIEFLESITGKVTNRRSRRWLNDRLLMELVPRLNAEEIRGLFAPPPWGDEVPPSTFSRTNVEEWDRFRNIDMDKEVNIIHAFEKSLEKRKGHIDADKMAVLNGWHRVGCSTREALRRSSPSDLIEGYEECLRAFIIESTDGDVLELRIKDPFHRLLLHGVCEVDAFTDSAFKGNPAAVCLLEEDKNDYWFQSVAAEFNISETCYLTSIHGTSIPRFGLRWFTPVSEVNLCGHATLAAAQTLFSTGLVDNNVIEFVTLSGILTAKKIPASNVTSAQNDEAKDTFYIELDFPADPIAESNSDDTSLISEALNGASIIDIKRTKNGDDLLVVVSSGKNVTEVEPQLDVIGKIAGRGVIVTGIAPSESGFDFYSRYFCPKFGINEDPVCGSAHCSLATYWSKKLGKCDLNAYQASARGGAINIHLDEQKQRVFLRGKAITVMEGCILV; encoded by the exons ATGGTTCTTCACAGAGAACTCGACCTTCTCCTTTCTTCTCATCTCACAGACCCTACCAGAG gaGATGGTGCGAAATCCAATTCGATATCAATTGAAAAGAAGATTGAATTTCTGGAGAGCATAACTGGGAAG GTCACAAATCGAAGATCTCGTAGGTGGTTAAATGACCGTCTCTTGATGGAACTAGTTCCGCGTTTAAATGCAGAGGAAATTAGAGGCTTGTTTGCTCCACCACCTTGGG GTGACGAAGTTCCACCTTCAACATTTTCCAGGACTAATGTGGAGGAGTGGGACAGATTCAGGAATATAGACATGGATAAAGAG GTTAATATAATTCATGCCTTTGAAAAGTCTTTAGAAAAAAGGAAAGGTCACATTGATGCTGACAAGATGGCAGTGTTAAATGGTTGGCATAGAGTTGGTTGTAGTACAAGAGAGGCACTTCGCCGCAGCTCTCCTTCTGATCTCATTGAGGGTTATGAG GAATGTCTACGGGCCTTCATAATTGAAAGCACGGATGGAGATGTTCTTGAACTCAGAATTAAGGATCCTTTTCATAGATTGTTGCTGCATGGAGTTTGTGAG GTTGACGCGTTCACCGATTCAGCTTTCAAAGGGAACCCAGCAGCAGTGTGTTTACTTGAAGAAGATAAAAATGATTATTGGTTTCAATCTGTTGCTGCTGAATTCAATATCTCTGAAACCTGTTATTTGACTTCCATTCATGGAACCTCTATTCCACGTTTTGGTCTCAGATGGTTTACTCCTGTTTCTGAG GTTAATCTTTGTGGCCATGCCACATTAGCAGCTGCACAAACCCTCTTCTCAACTGGTTTGGTGGACAACAATGTTATTGAATTTGTGACACTATCTGGAATATTAACTGCTAAAAAGATCCCAGCTTCCAATGTCACTAGTGCCCAAAATGATGAAGCTAAGGATACATTTTACATTGAATTGGATTTTCCTGCTG ACCCTATTGCAGAATCCAACTCTGATGACACTTCACTCATTTCTGAGGCATTGAATGGTGCTTCCATAATTGATATAAAGAGGACAAAAAATGGAGATGATTTACTT GTTGTTGTCTCATCTGGAAAAAATGTCACAGAAGTAGAACCACAACTTGATGTAATTGGTAAAATAGCTGGAAGGGGGGTAATTGTTACAGGGATTGCTCCTTCAGAGTCAGGATTTGACTTCTACAGTAGATATTTCTGCCCAAAATTTGGAATCAATGAG GATCCTGTTTGTGGGAGTGCACATTGTTCCTTGGCAACCTATTGGAGCAAGAAGTTAGGAAAATGTGATTTAAATGCTTATCAG GCATCAGCAAGAGGTGGAGCTATCAATATTCATCTTGATGAACAGAAACAAAGAGTGTTTTTGCGTGGAAAGGCCATTACAGTGATGGAAGGGTGTATTCTGGTCTAG
- the LOC101510688 gene encoding uncharacterized protein isoform X1, translated as MAKKPVKYYVVDAFTDSAFKGNPAAVCLLEEDKNDYWFQSVAAEFNISETCYLTSIHGTSIPRFGLRWFTPVSEVNLCGHATLAAAQTLFSTGLVDNNVIEFVTLSGILTAKKIPASNVTSAQNDEAKDTFYIELDFPADPIAESNSDDTSLISEALNGASIIDIKRTKNGDDLLVVVSSGKNVTEVEPQLDVIGKIAGRGVIVTGIAPSESGFDFYSRYFCPKFGINEDPVCGSAHCSLATYWSKKLGKCDLNAYQASARGGAINIHLDEQKQRVFLRGKAITVMEGCILV; from the exons ATGGCCAAGAAACCTGTGAAATATTACGTg GTTGACGCGTTCACCGATTCAGCTTTCAAAGGGAACCCAGCAGCAGTGTGTTTACTTGAAGAAGATAAAAATGATTATTGGTTTCAATCTGTTGCTGCTGAATTCAATATCTCTGAAACCTGTTATTTGACTTCCATTCATGGAACCTCTATTCCACGTTTTGGTCTCAGATGGTTTACTCCTGTTTCTGAG GTTAATCTTTGTGGCCATGCCACATTAGCAGCTGCACAAACCCTCTTCTCAACTGGTTTGGTGGACAACAATGTTATTGAATTTGTGACACTATCTGGAATATTAACTGCTAAAAAGATCCCAGCTTCCAATGTCACTAGTGCCCAAAATGATGAAGCTAAGGATACATTTTACATTGAATTGGATTTTCCTGCTG ACCCTATTGCAGAATCCAACTCTGATGACACTTCACTCATTTCTGAGGCATTGAATGGTGCTTCCATAATTGATATAAAGAGGACAAAAAATGGAGATGATTTACTT GTTGTTGTCTCATCTGGAAAAAATGTCACAGAAGTAGAACCACAACTTGATGTAATTGGTAAAATAGCTGGAAGGGGGGTAATTGTTACAGGGATTGCTCCTTCAGAGTCAGGATTTGACTTCTACAGTAGATATTTCTGCCCAAAATTTGGAATCAATGAG GATCCTGTTTGTGGGAGTGCACATTGTTCCTTGGCAACCTATTGGAGCAAGAAGTTAGGAAAATGTGATTTAAATGCTTATCAG GCATCAGCAAGAGGTGGAGCTATCAATATTCATCTTGATGAACAGAAACAAAGAGTGTTTTTGCGTGGAAAGGCCATTACAGTGATGGAAGGGTGTATTCTGGTCTAG
- the LOC101510688 gene encoding uncharacterized protein isoform X2, with protein sequence MVLHRELDLLLSSHLTDPTRGDGAKSNSISIEKKIEFLESITGKVTNRRSRRWLNDRLLMELVPRLNAEEIRGLFAPPPWGDEVPPSTFSRTNVEEWDRFRNIDMDKEVNIIHAFEKSLEKRKGHIDADKMAVLNGWHRVGCSTREALRRSSPSDLIEGYEECLRAFIIESTDGDVLELRIKDPFHRLLLHGVCEFYNLASDTVSDLNGKEASKITKIKKKKRGSPELSKITLSHFLRMSKEGSW encoded by the exons ATGGTTCTTCACAGAGAACTCGACCTTCTCCTTTCTTCTCATCTCACAGACCCTACCAGAG gaGATGGTGCGAAATCCAATTCGATATCAATTGAAAAGAAGATTGAATTTCTGGAGAGCATAACTGGGAAG GTCACAAATCGAAGATCTCGTAGGTGGTTAAATGACCGTCTCTTGATGGAACTAGTTCCGCGTTTAAATGCAGAGGAAATTAGAGGCTTGTTTGCTCCACCACCTTGGG GTGACGAAGTTCCACCTTCAACATTTTCCAGGACTAATGTGGAGGAGTGGGACAGATTCAGGAATATAGACATGGATAAAGAG GTTAATATAATTCATGCCTTTGAAAAGTCTTTAGAAAAAAGGAAAGGTCACATTGATGCTGACAAGATGGCAGTGTTAAATGGTTGGCATAGAGTTGGTTGTAGTACAAGAGAGGCACTTCGCCGCAGCTCTCCTTCTGATCTCATTGAGGGTTATGAG GAATGTCTACGGGCCTTCATAATTGAAAGCACGGATGGAGATGTTCTTGAACTCAGAATTAAGGATCCTTTTCATAGATTGTTGCTGCATGGAGTTTGTGAG TTCTACAATCTGGCGTCAGATACAGTGTCCGATCTGAATGGTAAGGAGGCGTCAAAGATTACcaagataaagaaaaagaaacggGGTTCTCCTGAGCTCTCAAAGATCACTCTGTCCCATTTTCTGAGAATGTCCAAGGAAGGAAGTTGGTAA
- the LOC101507064 gene encoding uncharacterized protein, translated as MEGEISSNKDNSIYDDTGGGGGGGGTSQGNDVSEDNLIPNQQFVITGRSGAHWTCLPKPSHNNNYVEYLSESSTYLPNTATNEYVNIIGGNYQTLGGGNRVSGKDRDSFYNDHGKAFGFKPVDSSANDFGIGKRVGYWRPDEVEEAIKVATGSSQDLTYAEGHAAWKADSVGDKHNASKFDPMGKVGAPSFLPKSGGSSSNQKSNKTRYTDRERRQRIADNLKALHELLPNPEEGSQAYVLDDIIDYVKYLQHQIKELSGSKLQADSNAIPLVFHEGYGHYIKQQMLDEPLEEIMGKLLEEHSAAANQLLENKGLFLMPIALVDELSQAIQLFGGSSLG; from the exons ATGGAAGGAGAAATTAGTAGTAACAAAGACAATAGTATATATGATGACActggaggaggaggaggaggaggaggaacaAGCCAAGGCAATGATGTCTCAGAGGATAATTTAATTCCAAATCAACAATTTGTCATTACTGGAAGGAGTGGGGCCCACTGGACTTGTCTACCAAAACCatctcataataataattatgttgaATATCTCTCTGAATCCTCAACTTATCTTCCAAACACCGCAACAAATGAGTATGTGAATATCATTGGGGGAAATTATCAAACACTTGGTGGTGGTAATAGGGTTAGTGGAAAAGACAGAGACTCGTTTTACAATGATCATGGAAAAGCTTTTGGGTTTAAACCTGTTGATTCTTCAGCTAATGACTTTGGCATTGGGAAG CGTGTGGGGTATTGGAGACCTGATGAAGTAGAGGAAGCAATTAAAGTTGCAACTGGAAGTAGTCAAGATCTTACCTATGCTGAG GGTCATGCAGCATGGAAAGCAGATTCAGTTGGAGATAAGCACAATGCTTCAAAGTTTGATCCAATGGGAAAAGTTGGTGCACCCTCTTTTCTTCCAAAATCAGGAGGCAGCTCTTCAAATCAGAAAAGTAACAAAACACGTTACACCGACCGT GAACGCAGGCAACGTATCGCTGATAACCTCAAAGCTTTACACGAATTGCTTCCAAATCCAGAAGAG GGTAGTCAAGCTTATGTACTGGATGATATCATTGACTATGTTAAATACTTGCAGCATCAAATAAAG GAATTAAGTGGAAGTAAATTGCAAGCTGACTCAAATGCTATACCACTTGTTTTCCATGAG GGTTATGGACATTATATTAAACAACAGATGTTGGATGAGCCACTCGAAGAGATAATGGGGAAACTACTTGAAGAACATTCAGCAGCAGCAAATCAGCTACTTGAAAATAAAGGTCTTTTTCTGATGCCTATTGCTTTGGTTGATGAATTGAGCCAAGCTATTCAACTGTTTGGTGGAAGTTCACTTGGCTGA
- the LOC101511214 gene encoding adenylate isopentenyltransferase 3, chloroplastic translates to MSISMSMCRLIRQPLISNVPCSGKKLNVRQIQKENVVLVMGATGTGKSKLSIDLSTYFPSEIINSDKIQIYEGLDIVTNKITKEEQRGVPHHLLGTHNPNIEFTSNDFREKSTSAIDSITNREHLPIVVGGSNSYLEALVDDDDYKFRSRYNFCCLWVDVSMPVLHSYVEQRVDQMLNNGMVNELRPFYNPNGDYSKGIRKAIGVPEFDEYFRMENLVDDESRKLLVEKAVSEMKMNTWKLARKQLRKIHWLKNVKRWEIHRLDATPVFKKSGKEADEAWKKIVAEPSAMILAHFLYNSSNTATNVVSSNLRVPISSQNVLAAATC, encoded by the coding sequence ATGAGCATCTCAATGTCCATGTGCAGATTAATTAGACAGCCCCTAATAAGTAATGTTCCATGTAGTGGGAAAAAATTGAATGTGAGACAAATTCAGAAAGAAAATGTAGTGTTGGTGATGGGAGCAACAGGGACAGGAAAGTCAAAGCTTTCAATTGACTTATCCACTTATTTTCCATCAGAAATAATCAACTCAGACAAAATTCAAATCTATGAAGGTCTTGACATCGTAACAAATAAAATCACCAAAGAAGAACAAAGAGGTGTACCACACCATTTACTAGGAACACACAATCCAAACATAGAGTTCACATCCAACGATTTTCGCGAAAAATCAACCTCGGCTATTGATTCAATCACAAACCGGGAACATCTACCGATTGTCGTTGGTGGCTCCAATTCCTACCTGGAAGCCTTAGTCGACGACGACGATTACAAATTTCGATCCAGGTACAACTTTTGTTGTCTTTGGGTCGATGTGTCAATGCCTGTTCTTCATTCCTATGTGGAACAACGCGTCGATCAAATGCTTAACAATGGAATGGTGAATGAGTTAAGACCCTTTTATAATCCAAACGGCGATTACTCAAAAGGCATAAGAAAAGCCATTGGTGTTCCTGAATTTGATGAGTATTTTAGAATGGAAAATTTAGTGGATGATGAAAGTAGGAAATTGTTGGTTGAAAAAGCAGTGAGTGAAATGAAGATGAATACGTGGAAACTAGCTAGGAAACAGTTGAGGAAGATTCATTGGCTTAAGAATGTTAAGAGATGGGAGATTCATAGATTAGATGCTACACCTGTGTTTAAGAAGAGTGGAAAAGAAGCTGATGAAGCCTGGAAGAAGATTGTTGCAGAGCCAAGTGCTATGATTCTGGCACACTTTTTATATAACTCATCAAATACAGCAACAAATGTTGTTTCTTCCAATCTTAGAGTGCCTATTTCATCTCAGAATGTTTTGGCTGCTGCAACATGCTAG